CATGGAAGAGGAAGATTTTCTCTCCGCGGAGCTGGAGATCGTGCCGGCAGGGAGGGCCAGGGAATGCGGCATAGACCGCAGCATGATCCTTTCCTACGGACAGGACGACCGGGTGTGCGCTTTTACATCCCTGTTCGCCATGCTGGACACTTTGGAGGTGGACCGCACTGCCTGCTGTATTCTGGTGGACAAGGAAGAGATCGGCAGCGTGGGTGCAACCGGCATGCATTCCCGGTTTTTTGAAAATGTAGTGGCAGAGCTTATTGCCCTTACCGGGGAGCCGTCGGAACTGAAAGTGAGACGGGCGCTCCAGAATTCGAAAATGCTTTCCTCCGACGTAAGCGCGGCGTACGATCCCATGTACGCGGAGGCTTTTGAAAAACGAAGCTCCGCCTTCTTTGGGAAAGGCCTGGTGTTCAATAAATTTACAGGAAGCCGGGGCAAAAGCGGTTCCAACGACGCCAACGCCGAGTATCTGGCCCAGATCCGCCGGGTGATGGAGGAAGGAGAAGTAGCCTTCCAGTTCGCGGAGCTTGGCAAGGTGGACGAAGGCGGCGGCGGGACCATCGCCTACATTATGGCAAACTACGGTATGGAAGTGATCGACAGCGGCGTGGCGGTGCTGTCCATGCACGCTCCATGGGAGGTCACCAGCAAGGCGGACGTCTATGAAGCCTACAAAGGCTACAAGGCATTCCTGCAGATTCGTTAAAGAAGGAATATCTTGGGAGAAACTCTTGACGAATACTGGCAAAACCAGTAAAATAGATGTGCTAATCGTTTAGAGAAACTTTTAAAAAATATTTTAGGAGGTCATGACAAATGGCAAAATGGGTCTATATGTTCACGGAAGGTAACGCGACCATGAGAAACCTTCTTGGTGGAAAAGGCGCGAACCTTGCAGAGATGACAGGTCTCGGTCTTCCGGTTCCGCAGGGATTCACTGTTACAACAGAAGCTTGTACACAGTACTATGAGGACGGCAGACAGATCAACGACGAGATCATGGGTCAGATCATGGAGGCTATGGCGAAGCTGGAGGAGATCACAGGAAAGAAATTCGGAGACAAAGAGAATCCGCTTCTCGTTTCCGTACGTTCCGGAGCAAGAGCTTCTATGCCTGGTATGATGGACACCATCCTGAACCTGGGTCTT
This window of the Massilistercora timonensis genome carries:
- a CDS encoding aminopeptidase is translated as MNKENVWKSYTAAQLDELERINADYRVCLDAGKTERECIRLTVQKLAAQGYRDISEIEGPIKPGDKLYAVCMNKSIVIFQMGRQPLENGMNILGAHIDSPRIDVKQNPLYENEELAYLDTHYYGGIKKYQWVTLPLAIHGVVVRKDGTTQEIAIGEKEEDPVFVITDLLVHLAGKQMEKKANAVIEGEKLDLLFGSRPIEEAKDLDKEEKEAVKANTLALLEKYYHMEEEDFLSAELEIVPAGRARECGIDRSMILSYGQDDRVCAFTSLFAMLDTLEVDRTACCILVDKEEIGSVGATGMHSRFFENVVAELIALTGEPSELKVRRALQNSKMLSSDVSAAYDPMYAEAFEKRSSAFFGKGLVFNKFTGSRGKSGSNDANAEYLAQIRRVMEEGEVAFQFAELGKVDEGGGGTIAYIMANYGMEVIDSGVAVLSMHAPWEVTSKADVYEAYKGYKAFLQIR